A genomic window from Ascaphus truei isolate aAscTru1 chromosome 1, aAscTru1.hap1, whole genome shotgun sequence includes:
- the MFAP3L gene encoding microfibrillar-associated protein 3-like encodes MWRLNSRQIKDLHQSYKGKNLTMADQDSYWFPLLVVILLLSLVTMTNSEMTGNHTSNDSEPVLESLPVITCKVDHISVKEGNSVLIDCNIEGHPGPQFQWYNSNGHALAVENGKWWILDNGLLNITSVSFEDRGKYTCVANNSHGSVNNTVTLRVIFTSGDMGIYYMIVCLVAFTIVMVLNITRLCMMSSHLKKTEKAINEFFRTEGAEKLQKAFEIAKRIPIITSAKTLELAKVTQFKTMEFARYIEELARSVPLPPLIMNCRTIMEEIMEVVGLEEQRHIFIGQRSLDQGCDGDKVFTIPNGLQRSDSPAADSDASSLHEPSRQIAITVSVHPVMQKQCLDTQSQDSLQDCMQDSTQDSMQDSTQDSTQDSTQDSTQLSIKEECISNEVQTDETAAPVSDDTATCIIYESHV; translated from the exons ATGTGGCGTCTAAACAGTCGGCAAATCAAAGATCTCCATCAGTCATATAAGGGAAAAAATCTGACCATGGCAGATCAAGATTCTTACTGGTTTCCACTATTGGTTGTCATCCTTCTGTTGTCACTGGTTACAATGACAAACTCGGAGATGACTGGTAACCATACTTCAAATGACTCTGAACCAGTGTTGGAGTCGTTGCCCGTTATCACATGTAAAGTAGATCATATCAGCGTGAAGGAGGGGAATAGTGTGCTCATCGACTGCAACATTGAAGGACATCCAGGTCCTCAGTTCCAGTGGTACAACTCTAATGGACATGCACTGGCAGTGGAAAATG GTAAATGGTGGATTCTCGACAATGGACTTTTAAATATTACCAGTGTATCTTTTGAAGATAGAGGCAAATACACATGTGTTGCTAATAATTCCCATGGCAGTGTGAATAATACAGTAACCCTGAGAGTCATTTTTACCTCTGGTGATATGGGCATTTACTATATGATTGTCTGCCTTGTAGCGTTTACCATTGTGATGGTCCTGAACATTACTAGATTGTGCATGATGAGCAGTCATCTAAAGAAAACTGAGAAGGCAATTAATGAATTCTTCCGGACAGAAGGTGCAGAGAAATTGCAGAAGGCTTTTGAGATTGCAAAGCGGATCCCCATCATCACATCTGCCAAGACACTGGAACTGGCCAAAGTTACTCAGTTTAAGACTATGGAGTTTGCCCGGTACATTGAGGAACTGGCCCGAAGTGTTCCTTTACCACCCCTTATCATGAACTGCAGAACTATAATGGAAGAGATCATGGAGGTTGTTGGCCTAGAAGAACAGCGGCACATTTTTATAGGGCAGCGATCTCTGGATCAGGGTTGTGATGGAGACAAAGTCTTCACTATCCCAAATGGGTTACAGAGAAGTGATTCCCCAGCAGCTGATTCAGATGCATCCTCTCTCCATGAGCCATCTCGGCAGATTGCAATAACTGTGTCTGTACACCCAGTGATGCAAAAACAGTGTTTAGACACACAGTCGCAGGACAGCTTGCAGGACTGCATGCAGGACAGCACGCAAGACAGCATGCAGGACAGCACGCAGGACAGCACGCAGGACAGCACGCAGGACAGCACGCAGTTGAGTATAAAGGAGGAATGTATATCAAACGAAGTGCAAACTGATGAAACAGCAGCACCTGTGTCAGATGACACTGCTACATGTATTATTTATGAAAGCCATGTGTAA